The following proteins are co-located in the Trichormus variabilis 0441 genome:
- a CDS encoding CsgG/HfaB family protein, whose protein sequence is MNHSKLSQNKSIILGLCLPAIAAYFTLKTGTFSLQPANAKQTQSFQLAQQSSSPSEKVRIAILDFDFSSVSNPSYLSLFPAGSKGVSDILVNRLVKSGNFVVVERSQLEAILREQDLGDSGRVDASTAAKIGRILGVEAVVIGSVTQFDVQQRRSGGGFLGFGAASTDTDALVKLNIRVVNTTTAEILFVAEGNGNESQSDTQVSVLGIGGGSSTSNEGKLLTKATEKAIDQVITELNTKSTNLAALPKALPSVNATVADVTGNTVILNKGQSDGYRVGMKLSIERVTKQVKDPTTGKVIRSVTQPLGMIQLVDVDATSSVGKITTGGKFKVGDIAKPAQ, encoded by the coding sequence ATGAATCACAGCAAATTATCTCAAAATAAGTCTATAATCTTGGGCTTATGTTTACCAGCGATCGCTGCATATTTCACCCTAAAGACCGGAACCTTTTCTCTACAACCAGCTAACGCCAAACAAACACAATCTTTCCAACTAGCACAACAAAGCAGTTCCCCATCCGAAAAAGTCAGAATTGCCATTCTCGATTTTGATTTTAGTAGCGTCAGCAACCCCAGTTACCTATCACTTTTTCCCGCAGGTAGTAAGGGTGTCAGTGACATCCTTGTAAATAGGTTAGTGAAAAGCGGTAATTTTGTTGTCGTGGAACGTAGCCAATTAGAAGCTATTTTAAGAGAACAAGATTTAGGTGATTCTGGGCGAGTTGATGCTAGTACAGCCGCAAAAATTGGCCGCATTTTAGGCGTTGAGGCGGTTGTCATCGGCTCAGTTACTCAATTCGACGTTCAACAACGGCGTTCTGGAGGCGGCTTTTTAGGATTTGGTGCAGCAAGTACCGATACTGATGCTTTAGTCAAGTTGAATATTCGCGTAGTCAATACAACTACAGCCGAAATATTATTTGTAGCTGAAGGTAATGGGAATGAGAGTCAGTCAGACACTCAAGTCAGCGTACTGGGTATTGGTGGAGGTTCCTCTACTAGTAATGAAGGCAAATTACTCACCAAAGCCACGGAAAAAGCGATCGATCAAGTCATCACTGAATTAAATACAAAATCAACCAATTTAGCCGCTTTACCAAAAGCTTTACCCAGTGTTAACGCAACTGTAGCCGATGTCACAGGAAATACTGTGATTTTAAACAAAGGTCAATCAGACGGTTATCGAGTCGGGATGAAACTTTCCATTGAGCGAGTGACAAAACAAGTGAAAGACCCGACCACAGGTAAAGTTATACGCAGTGTTACTCAACCATTAGGCATGATTCAACTAGTTGATGTGGATGCTACGTCTAGCGTTGGGAAAATCACTACTGGCGGTAAATTCAAAGTAGGCGATATTGCTAAACCTGCACAATAG
- the tkt gene encoding transketolase yields the protein MAVATQSLEELSINAIRFLAVDAIEKAKSGHPGLPMGAAPMAFVLWNRFMRYNPKNPKWFNRDRFVLSAGHGSMLQYALLYLTGYDSVSIEDIKQFRQWESKTPGHPENFMTAGVEVTTGPLGQGIANGVGLALAEAHLAAKFNKPDAKIVDHYTYVILGDGCNMEGVSGEAASLAGHWGLGKLIALYDDNHISIDGSTDVAFTEDVSQRFESYGWHVIHVKDGNTDLEAIHKAIEEAKAVTDKPTLIKVTTIIGYGSPNKSNTAGVHGAALGGDEVALTRQNLGWSHDPFVVPEDVLNYTRKAVERGAGYESDWNKTYADYKAKYPQEAAEFERHLSGKLADGWDKVLPSYTPEDKGLPTRKHSETCLNKLAAVLPELIGGSADLTHSNLTEIKGKGDFQKGQYQNPNIHFGVREHGMGAICNGIALHGSGLIPYGATFLIFSDYMRAPIRLSALSQAGAIWVMTHDSIGQGEDGPTHQPIETLASLRAIPNLTVIRPADGNETSGAYKVAIERAKNNAPTLLAFTRQNVPNLAGTSIDNVAKGGYIVVDTDGTPDLILIGTGSELSLCVTAAEKLKAEGKKVRVVSLAAWDLFDAQDAAYKESVLPKAVTKRLAVEAASSFGWHKYIGSEGDVVTIDRFGASAPGGICLEKFGFTVDNVLAKAKQLLG from the coding sequence ATGGCTGTTGCAACCCAATCCCTCGAAGAACTTTCTATTAATGCAATTCGTTTCTTGGCTGTTGATGCCATAGAAAAAGCAAAATCGGGACACCCCGGACTACCGATGGGCGCGGCTCCAATGGCTTTTGTGCTGTGGAACCGCTTTATGCGGTATAACCCGAAAAATCCCAAATGGTTTAACCGCGATCGCTTTGTTTTGTCTGCCGGTCATGGTTCCATGTTGCAGTATGCCCTGCTCTACCTGACAGGCTACGATAGCGTCAGTATTGAAGATATCAAGCAATTCCGCCAGTGGGAATCCAAAACCCCCGGACACCCAGAAAACTTCATGACCGCAGGCGTAGAAGTCACCACCGGGCCACTAGGTCAAGGTATTGCCAATGGTGTTGGTTTAGCGCTCGCAGAAGCTCACCTCGCAGCTAAGTTCAACAAACCCGATGCCAAAATTGTTGACCATTATACTTATGTAATTTTAGGTGATGGTTGCAACATGGAAGGCGTTTCCGGTGAAGCTGCCTCCCTGGCTGGACACTGGGGATTAGGTAAACTGATCGCCCTGTACGACGACAACCACATCTCTATCGATGGTTCTACAGATGTAGCCTTTACCGAAGATGTTTCCCAGCGTTTTGAATCTTATGGCTGGCACGTCATCCATGTTAAAGATGGCAACACCGATTTAGAAGCAATTCATAAAGCCATTGAAGAGGCAAAAGCTGTCACCGATAAGCCCACCTTGATTAAGGTGACAACCATTATCGGTTACGGTTCCCCCAACAAATCTAATACTGCTGGTGTTCACGGTGCAGCATTGGGTGGAGACGAAGTAGCCTTAACTCGTCAAAATCTGGGTTGGTCACACGACCCATTTGTTGTTCCCGAAGATGTCCTCAACTATACCCGTAAAGCAGTAGAGCGCGGTGCAGGCTACGAATCTGACTGGAACAAAACCTACGCAGACTACAAAGCTAAATATCCCCAAGAAGCAGCTGAATTTGAGCGTCACTTAAGCGGCAAACTGGCTGACGGCTGGGATAAGGTATTACCATCCTACACCCCCGAAGATAAAGGACTTCCCACCCGTAAGCATTCAGAAACCTGCCTCAACAAATTGGCGGCGGTTCTACCTGAACTCATTGGTGGTTCGGCTGACTTGACCCATTCCAACCTCACCGAAATCAAGGGCAAAGGCGACTTCCAAAAAGGACAATACCAAAATCCCAACATCCACTTTGGTGTCCGGGAACATGGTATGGGCGCAATCTGTAACGGTATTGCACTGCATGGTTCGGGATTAATTCCCTACGGCGCTACTTTCTTAATCTTCAGTGATTATATGCGCGCTCCCATCCGCTTGTCTGCCCTGTCTCAAGCCGGTGCAATTTGGGTCATGACCCACGACTCCATCGGTCAAGGTGAAGACGGCCCCACCCACCAACCAATTGAAACTCTGGCTTCACTCCGTGCTATTCCTAACCTGACAGTAATTCGTCCCGCCGACGGTAATGAAACCTCCGGCGCTTACAAAGTAGCAATTGAGAGAGCTAAGAACAATGCTCCCACTTTGTTGGCGTTTACTCGTCAAAATGTTCCCAACTTGGCAGGTACATCGATTGATAACGTAGCTAAGGGCGGATACATAGTTGTAGATACCGATGGCACACCAGATTTAATCCTGATTGGTACTGGTTCAGAATTGAGCCTCTGTGTCACCGCAGCCGAGAAACTTAAAGCTGAAGGCAAGAAAGTTCGTGTAGTTTCCTTGGCTGCTTGGGATTTATTTGATGCCCAAGATGCAGCTTACAAAGAATCAGTTCTACCTAAAGCTGTCACCAAGCGTTTAGCTGTAGAAGCGGCTAGCAGTTTCGGCTGGCACAAATATATTGGTAGTGAAGGCGATGTTGTAACTATAGACCGCTTCGGTGCTTCTGCTCCTGGCGGCATTTGTTTGGAGAAATTTGGCTTTACCGTTGATAATGTATTAGCTAAAGCTAAACAATTGTTGGGTTAA
- the fabF gene encoding beta-ketoacyl-ACP synthase II, with the protein MTDYNRKRVVVTGVGAITPIGNTASEYWEGLLSGRNGIDYITHFDASSHDCRIAGEVKNFDPHEYLERKEAKRMDRFSQFAVAAAKQALADSQLVINELNAEQVGIIIGSGVGGLKVMEDQQTIYLNRGPDRCSPFMIPMMIANMAAGLTAIHTGAKGPNNCTVTACAAGSNAIGDAFRLVQGGYAQAMICGGAEAAITPLGVAGFAAARALSTRNDDPAHACRPFDRDRDGFVMGEGAGVLILEELQHAISRGARIYAEIVGYGMTCDAYHMTSPVPGGEGASRAIQLALKDANITPEQVSYINAHGTSTSANDTTETAAIKRALGDHAYKIAVSSTKSMTGHLLGGSGGIEAVATVLATAHDQIPPTINIQNLDPDCDLDYVPDSSRAHKVQVALSNSFGFGGHNVTLAFKKYV; encoded by the coding sequence ATGACAGATTATAATCGTAAACGCGTTGTTGTCACGGGTGTTGGCGCGATTACACCTATTGGTAACACAGCCTCTGAATATTGGGAAGGATTGTTAAGCGGACGCAATGGCATTGACTACATCACCCACTTTGATGCGTCTAGCCATGATTGTCGTATTGCTGGTGAAGTGAAAAACTTCGACCCCCATGAGTACTTGGAGCGCAAAGAAGCCAAGCGCATGGATCGGTTTTCCCAATTTGCAGTTGCAGCAGCCAAACAAGCACTTGCGGATTCCCAGTTAGTCATTAATGAACTGAACGCCGAACAAGTGGGGATTATTATTGGTTCTGGGGTAGGCGGACTCAAGGTCATGGAAGACCAGCAAACCATCTATCTCAACCGTGGTCCCGATCGCTGTAGTCCCTTCATGATTCCCATGATGATCGCCAACATGGCGGCTGGACTGACAGCAATTCACACTGGTGCTAAGGGTCCAAATAACTGTACCGTCACCGCTTGCGCCGCAGGCTCTAATGCGATCGGCGACGCTTTCCGCCTAGTTCAAGGCGGTTATGCCCAAGCCATGATTTGCGGTGGGGCTGAGGCAGCAATTACACCATTAGGTGTAGCTGGGTTTGCGGCTGCACGGGCGTTATCAACTCGCAATGATGACCCTGCTCATGCTTGTCGTCCCTTTGACCGCGATCGCGATGGATTTGTCATGGGTGAAGGTGCGGGAGTTCTGATTCTGGAAGAGCTGCAACACGCCATAAGTCGCGGCGCTCGCATTTATGCCGAAATTGTTGGTTATGGTATGACTTGCGATGCTTACCACATGACATCCCCAGTTCCGGGCGGCGAAGGAGCCTCCAGAGCCATCCAACTGGCACTCAAAGACGCAAACATCACCCCAGAACAAGTTAGCTACATTAATGCTCACGGCACCAGCACTTCAGCAAACGATACCACTGAAACCGCAGCGATTAAACGAGCGCTAGGAGACCACGCTTATAAAATAGCAGTCAGCTCCACCAAATCGATGACAGGTCATCTTTTGGGTGGTTCTGGAGGTATTGAAGCTGTAGCCACAGTGTTGGCAACTGCTCACGACCAAATTCCACCTACAATTAATATTCAAAACCTTGACCCAGATTGTGACCTAGACTACGTGCCTGACTCTAGTCGCGCTCACAAAGTCCAGGTAGCATTGTCTAATTCTTTTGGATTTGGTGGTCATAATGTCACACTAGCTTTCAAAAAGTACGTGTGA
- the acpP gene encoding acyl carrier protein, with protein sequence MSQSETFEKVKSIVVEQLSVEDPDKVTPEASFANDLQADSLDTVELVMALEEEFEIEIPDEAAEKITTVQEAVDYINNQVAASA encoded by the coding sequence ATGAGCCAATCAGAAACTTTTGAAAAAGTCAAAAGCATTGTTGTCGAACAACTAAGTGTGGAAGACCCTGACAAAGTAACTCCAGAAGCTAGTTTTGCCAACGATTTACAGGCTGATTCCCTCGATACAGTAGAACTAGTAATGGCTTTGGAAGAAGAATTTGAGATCGAAATTCCCGATGAAGCCGCAGAGAAAATCACCACCGTTCAAGAGGCGGTGGATTACATCAATAACCAAGTTGCCGCATCAGCTTAA
- a CDS encoding CoB--CoM heterodisulfide reductase iron-sulfur subunit B family protein has translation MLSQTLKYAYFPGCVAQGACRELYQSTQALTQALGIQLIELKKAACCGSGTFKEDSQLLEDTVNARNIALAEELNLPLLTHCSTCQGVIGHVNERLQESQTSNPDYLEQVNGLLHKEGCSPYQGSTEVKHLLYALVTDYGLEEITKRVTRKLSGLKCAAFYGCYLLRAQKLMPYDDPYNPQAMENVFQSVGAEPIYYRGRTQCCGWPLSSYATNESFKMAGMHLQDALTAGADCLVTPCPLCHLNLDSRQPEVEKVIGHKLGLPVLHLPQLIALALGVSPEELGLDRHIVSTKPVLEKLGL, from the coding sequence ATGCTATCTCAGACACTAAAATATGCTTACTTTCCTGGTTGTGTTGCCCAAGGTGCTTGTCGGGAACTGTATCAGTCTACTCAAGCTCTTACCCAAGCTTTAGGTATTCAACTGATTGAATTGAAAAAAGCTGCCTGCTGTGGTTCTGGCACTTTTAAGGAAGACTCCCAACTGCTAGAAGATACAGTCAATGCTCGTAATATTGCCCTAGCAGAAGAATTAAATTTACCTTTACTAACTCATTGCAGTACTTGTCAGGGTGTGATTGGTCATGTTAATGAGCGTTTGCAAGAATCTCAGACCAGTAACCCTGATTATCTAGAACAGGTGAATGGTCTGTTACACAAAGAAGGTTGTTCACCCTATCAGGGTAGTACAGAGGTGAAACATCTGCTTTACGCTTTAGTCACAGACTACGGCTTAGAGGAAATTACCAAACGTGTGACCCGTAAGCTATCTGGTTTGAAGTGTGCAGCTTTTTATGGCTGCTATCTACTCCGCGCCCAAAAGTTAATGCCTTACGATGATCCTTACAACCCACAAGCGATGGAAAATGTTTTTCAATCTGTGGGGGCAGAGCCAATTTATTATCGTGGACGGACACAATGTTGTGGTTGGCCTTTGTCTAGTTATGCCACTAATGAATCTTTTAAGATGGCGGGGATGCACCTTCAAGATGCCTTAACGGCAGGGGCGGATTGTTTAGTTACCCCTTGTCCTTTATGTCATCTCAATTTAGATTCTCGTCAACCAGAAGTGGAAAAAGTTATCGGTCATAAACTAGGTTTGCCAGTGCTGCACTTACCACAGTTAATTGCTTTGGCATTAGGTGTTAGTCCTGAAGAATTAGGATTAGATCGCCACATTGTTTCGACAAAGCCAGTGTTAGAGAAATTAGGTCTTTAA